One window from the genome of Desulforegula conservatrix Mb1Pa encodes:
- a CDS encoding BatD family protein encodes MISARVFRISAIAFVLIIISASVSFGFTATAEIERTKMTIGETVQLTVGTSDSVSDLDADFSEIRDFDILSRSSSSMTQFINGKMSANTSIVVALSPKRAGNLKIPALKVTASGETAYTKQIVIEVAEDKSASVSGGKATGDIFAESRLSQKTIYQGQSVLYTFYLYFREQIVRPNLTLPDFADFSATEIKSPSSYTKTINGIPYNVLEKKVLLTPQKTGKFIFDPALLVYEASSGVRRDVFGFPEAVLQRRSLRSEAVTVEVKAMPPAPKDFVNSGFVGNLSVRMNMEQKELKTGDSGTLSIEFEGTGGRVGDIGKPEVKIPDSFKVYPDEPELKEDAGAEGFSGKKTFKIALVPTKAGEFTIKPVKISYFDSTLGEYKTIETDPVVIRVAEGENAKINSHEAKSDAKQENSKSTPSVSANDIFHIKTSLDILDHHSEISLMWFIVFLLSPPAAFLVFVLAARLNSSRKTLPAKLKTESLTAFKKLSETVSNDEFLSLLHKALSYAAASKTDCVHESLTSSDIRSKMKKAGFSDEIVNEFSMIFEEIEMQRFSGIDLTSDKMLQLRESAEKLVRRVL; translated from the coding sequence ATGATCAGTGCCAGAGTATTTAGGATATCAGCTATTGCTTTCGTTCTTATAATTATAAGCGCTTCCGTATCCTTTGGATTCACGGCAACTGCGGAAATCGAAAGAACCAAGATGACAATAGGGGAAACGGTTCAGCTTACAGTCGGAACTTCTGACAGCGTTTCTGACCTTGACGCAGATTTTTCTGAAATCAGGGATTTTGATATTCTTTCCCGTTCATCTTCAAGCATGACCCAGTTCATAAATGGCAAAATGTCGGCAAATACTTCCATTGTCGTGGCTTTATCTCCCAAGAGAGCCGGAAATCTTAAAATTCCTGCACTTAAGGTGACAGCGAGTGGTGAGACTGCGTACACAAAACAGATTGTGATTGAAGTTGCAGAAGACAAATCAGCGTCTGTTTCAGGAGGTAAGGCAACCGGAGATATTTTTGCGGAATCAAGATTGAGCCAGAAAACCATTTATCAGGGGCAATCTGTTTTATACACTTTTTATCTTTACTTCAGGGAACAGATCGTAAGGCCAAATCTTACCCTTCCAGATTTTGCAGATTTTTCAGCAACTGAGATCAAGAGTCCTTCATCTTATACGAAAACGATCAATGGAATTCCTTATAATGTTCTTGAGAAAAAAGTACTGTTAACGCCTCAGAAAACCGGCAAATTCATTTTTGATCCTGCATTACTTGTTTATGAAGCAAGCTCTGGAGTAAGAAGGGACGTTTTCGGATTTCCAGAAGCTGTTTTGCAACGAAGATCGCTAAGATCAGAGGCTGTGACTGTTGAAGTCAAGGCTATGCCTCCTGCACCCAAAGATTTTGTTAATTCCGGCTTTGTAGGCAACTTGTCAGTCAGAATGAATATGGAGCAGAAAGAACTTAAAACAGGTGATTCAGGAACTCTCAGCATAGAATTTGAAGGCACAGGTGGCAGAGTCGGTGACATTGGAAAGCCTGAAGTTAAGATCCCTGATTCTTTCAAGGTTTATCCTGATGAACCTGAACTTAAGGAGGACGCCGGTGCAGAGGGTTTTTCAGGCAAAAAAACATTTAAAATTGCTCTTGTTCCCACAAAGGCTGGGGAATTTACCATAAAACCTGTCAAAATTTCATATTTTGATTCTACTCTTGGTGAATATAAAACGATAGAAACAGATCCTGTTGTCATAAGAGTAGCCGAAGGCGAAAACGCCAAGATAAATTCCCACGAGGCAAAGTCTGACGCAAAACAGGAAAATTCCAAGTCCACACCCTCTGTATCAGCAAACGATATATTCCATATAAAGACATCACTTGATATTCTGGATCATCATTCAGAAATATCTTTAATGTGGTTCATTGTGTTTCTGCTCTCGCCTCCGGCGGCTTTTCTTGTTTTTGTGCTTGCAGCCAGGCTTAATTCAAGCAGAAAAACCTTGCCAGCGAAGCTGAAAACTGAAAGCCTGACTGCTTTTAAGAAATTGTCTGAAACTGTTTCCAATGATGAGTTTCTTTCGCTTCTCCACAAGGCGCTTTCTTATGCAGCGGCCTCAAAAACAGACTGCGTCCATGAATCATTAACCTCATCAGACATACGCTCAAAGATGAAAAAAGCGGGCTTTTCAGATGAAATTGTGAATGAATTTTCAATGATTTTTGAAGAGATTGAAATGCAGAGATTCAGCGGAATTGATCTTACATCGGATAAAATGCTCCAACTGAGAGAATCAGCTGAAAAGCTTGTCAGGAGGGTATTATGA
- a CDS encoding sensor domain-containing diguanylate cyclase, translating to MENEKKIPDVIADAAVSAIRELAAKGEALSVTGIAMIIAGNEEIKKIIDGLKPEKTPPSEPTSDIKELESVKAELVRVQGQKTDLLRHIADAEEQGAEQDRIFRRILQFLSDALKNYANFPFTNEIEGFRSALRQENDILFIEKSFASLKDALLKASDHTEKQKEKGGLLERLFKKSSHGDKHTQSAEIELYKDAYRDLLNELRLSLGQEYLERFRDVIKDLESAGKYDDLNGVRLATIGIIRDYITRISLEREDAASFIREIGTRLIEIENHFLGSFSDSEKANSANKSFSLNLQNHIAEISTGLDSCKTLDELKSVVASKLSVIREAIKNKSNTDDQARFETEKRLSYLKSGIDQMKHEIEAANTKAHDLEVELLKDSLTGAFNRRAYERRMLDEFTRFRRYKSPYSVLVFDVDLFKGINDRFGHMVGDRCLQEIIKRVQPVLRDSDTLARYGGEEFVVILPETPIQGSLEVAEKIRRTVEATEFMHKEEKVSITVSVGASQVNENDAEPAIVFVRADEAMYVAKKNGRNRIASK from the coding sequence ATGGAAAATGAAAAAAAAATACCTGATGTGATAGCTGATGCGGCTGTCTCTGCTATTAGGGAATTAGCGGCAAAAGGTGAGGCTCTTAGTGTTACAGGTATTGCCATGATTATTGCCGGCAATGAAGAGATCAAAAAAATCATTGATGGCTTAAAACCTGAAAAAACTCCGCCGTCAGAGCCTACTTCTGATATAAAGGAGCTGGAGTCAGTCAAGGCAGAGCTGGTAAGGGTTCAGGGGCAGAAAACCGATCTGCTGAGGCATATTGCAGACGCCGAAGAACAGGGCGCTGAGCAGGACAGAATTTTCAGAAGAATACTTCAGTTTCTTTCTGATGCCCTTAAAAATTACGCTAATTTCCCGTTTACAAATGAGATTGAGGGCTTTAGATCTGCTCTTAGGCAGGAAAATGATATTCTTTTTATTGAAAAGTCTTTTGCATCATTAAAAGACGCCCTTCTTAAAGCCTCGGATCATACTGAAAAACAGAAAGAAAAAGGTGGCCTGCTTGAAAGGCTTTTTAAAAAGAGTTCCCATGGAGACAAACATACACAATCAGCAGAAATCGAGCTTTATAAGGATGCATACAGGGATCTTTTGAATGAGCTTCGTCTGAGTCTTGGTCAGGAATATCTTGAAAGATTCAGAGACGTTATTAAAGATCTGGAAAGTGCCGGTAAATATGATGATCTTAATGGTGTTAGACTGGCAACAATCGGAATTATAAGGGATTACATTACAAGGATCAGCCTGGAAAGAGAGGATGCAGCATCCTTTATAAGAGAAATTGGCACAAGGCTTATAGAGATAGAGAATCATTTTCTTGGCTCTTTTTCTGACTCTGAAAAGGCAAACAGCGCTAATAAATCATTCAGTCTCAACCTTCAGAACCATATTGCCGAAATCAGTACAGGCCTTGATTCATGCAAGACTTTGGATGAACTAAAGAGTGTTGTTGCTTCAAAATTATCTGTAATCCGTGAAGCCATTAAAAATAAGTCAAATACCGACGATCAGGCAAGGTTTGAGACAGAAAAGAGACTTTCCTACCTCAAAAGCGGCATAGACCAGATGAAACATGAAATTGAGGCCGCAAACACCAAAGCCCATGACCTCGAAGTTGAGTTGCTCAAAGATTCCTTGACCGGAGCATTCAATAGAAGAGCATATGAAAGAAGGATGCTGGACGAATTTACGAGATTCAGAAGATATAAGAGTCCTTATTCGGTTCTTGTGTTTGATGTTGATCTTTTCAAGGGTATTAATGACAGATTCGGTCATATGGTTGGAGACAGGTGTCTCCAGGAAATAATAAAACGCGTTCAGCCTGTTCTTAGGGATAGTGACACTCTTGCAAGATACGGAGGCGAGGAGTTTGTTGTTATTCTCCCTGAAACACCAATTCAGGGCTCTCTCGAAGTTGCTGAAAAAATCAGGAGAACAGTTGAGGCAACAGAGTTTATGCATAAGGAAGAAAAGGTATCTATTACTGTCAGTGTCGGTGCTTCACAGGTAAATGAAAATGACGCTGAACCTGCCATTGTTTTTGTTAGGGCCGATGAGGCAATGTATGTGGCCAAGAAAAACGGCAGAAACAGGATAGCCTCAAAATAG
- a CDS encoding VWA domain-containing protein, whose amino-acid sequence MTFVNPEYFLLIWLVIPLAFIFITGIRKRNKIIFSFVSKENIAAVLPGYSAKRRIFKAFLGILIFLFLLIGAAGPQYGHIWQEYEAKGIEIILAVDCSRSMLAPDVQPTRLDRAKREIVDLISMLEGDKVGLVAFSGTAFLQCPLTLDYSGYTIFLNALSPDYLPVGGSDFEAAIKTSLESFDKNSNSEKAIIFITDGEATSGDTMKAVKEAKDKGIKIFCIGVGGETAAPVPEKGGGFKKDASGNMVLSRLDEDVLKKISAETGGSYVRSVAGDMDLDILYKKEIRGSMDQSIMRSGKRKILENRFQWPLLIAVILLFLDVFIPSSRRLSILIFFMMSSFYFGTEAQASTVNSLMKSAEKAYESKDYEKAVNDLISAQVKEPDSSDIYYNLGNTYYRMNQYDAAIKSYSGALEHSDEKNKGRIHYNLGNSKFKKGDYEAAIEDYEKSLKYNPEDKNAKENLEFTKKVMEQKKDQDNKDQENNKQDQNKKENKEQKKESSQTGNDEQNKDKNSDPNSQPNSQSDNKPENKDQNQSNKDPDSNSSQNDKEPKDQQSGQSYNQNKNGTDNADKNNAAPDKPEKPENKDAGTVQGGEQKPDENPDGKPEKKGSESNMKLNRLQDKPGAAMIPSYKKRNIEKDW is encoded by the coding sequence ATGACATTTGTAAATCCTGAATATTTTCTACTTATATGGCTTGTTATTCCACTTGCTTTTATTTTTATTACAGGAATCAGAAAACGTAACAAAATAATTTTCTCATTTGTAAGCAAAGAGAATATTGCGGCAGTTTTGCCGGGATATTCTGCAAAAAGAAGAATTTTCAAGGCTTTTTTAGGCATTCTTATTTTTTTGTTTCTTCTTATTGGAGCAGCAGGCCCTCAGTATGGGCATATCTGGCAGGAATATGAAGCAAAGGGAATTGAGATAATCCTTGCTGTTGACTGCTCAAGAAGCATGCTCGCACCAGATGTCCAACCCACAAGGCTTGACAGGGCAAAAAGGGAGATTGTTGATCTTATTTCCATGCTTGAAGGTGACAAAGTCGGCCTTGTCGCATTTTCTGGCACAGCTTTTCTGCAATGTCCTTTAACTCTGGATTATTCCGGGTATACAATTTTTCTTAATGCTCTTTCACCTGACTATCTACCTGTTGGCGGCAGTGATTTTGAGGCAGCCATCAAAACCAGTTTAGAAAGTTTTGATAAGAATTCCAATTCGGAAAAGGCAATTATTTTTATTACCGATGGTGAGGCAACATCCGGCGATACAATGAAGGCTGTTAAGGAAGCTAAAGATAAGGGCATAAAGATTTTCTGCATTGGCGTGGGCGGTGAAACTGCTGCTCCTGTACCCGAGAAAGGCGGTGGTTTCAAAAAAGATGCATCAGGGAATATGGTGCTATCAAGGCTGGATGAGGATGTCTTAAAAAAGATATCCGCTGAAACGGGCGGGTCTTATGTTCGTTCCGTGGCTGGAGATATGGATCTTGACATCCTTTACAAAAAAGAGATCCGTGGAAGTATGGATCAAAGCATCATGCGTTCAGGGAAAAGGAAAATTCTTGAAAACAGATTCCAGTGGCCACTTTTGATTGCTGTTATTCTGCTTTTTTTAGATGTTTTCATACCTTCTTCGCGCAGATTGTCGATTCTTATTTTTTTTATGATGAGCTCATTTTATTTTGGTACAGAAGCCCAGGCTTCAACAGTAAACTCACTCATGAAATCCGCTGAAAAAGCCTATGAATCCAAAGACTATGAAAAAGCCGTTAATGATCTTATTTCTGCCCAGGTTAAAGAACCTGATAGTTCTGATATTTATTATAACCTTGGCAACACGTATTACAGAATGAATCAGTATGATGCTGCAATTAAAAGCTATTCAGGCGCTCTTGAGCATTCTGACGAAAAGAATAAAGGCAGGATTCATTACAATCTTGGCAATTCAAAATTCAAGAAAGGCGATTATGAGGCAGCTATTGAAGACTATGAAAAATCTTTGAAATACAATCCTGAAGATAAAAATGCCAAAGAGAATCTTGAGTTCACAAAAAAAGTGATGGAGCAAAAAAAAGATCAAGATAATAAAGATCAGGAAAACAATAAGCAGGATCAGAATAAAAAGGAAAATAAAGAGCAGAAAAAAGAATCTTCCCAAACCGGGAATGATGAGCAGAACAAGGATAAAAACTCTGATCCAAATAGCCAACCAAATAGTCAATCGGATAATAAGCCGGAGAACAAAGACCAGAATCAGAGTAATAAAGATCCGGACAGCAACTCTTCTCAAAACGATAAAGAACCAAAAGATCAGCAATCAGGGCAGTCCTATAATCAGAATAAGAACGGCACTGATAATGCAGATAAAAATAATGCTGCTCCTGATAAGCCTGAAAAACCGGAGAATAAAGATGCTGGAACTGTTCAGGGTGGCGAGCAAAAACCGGATGAAAATCCAGACGGAAAACCTGAAAAAAAAGGCAGCGAATCTAACATGAAATTAAACAGGCTTCAGGACAAGCCCGGAGCTGCGATGATTCCTTCATATAAAAAACGCAATATTGAAAAGGACTGGTAA
- a CDS encoding tetratricopeptide repeat protein: MKTMKSLTLFVIITIFFFLVSGSVHAAVDKTRDAIFLDSVKAYEKGDYKASAKGFEKIATEYGVSSPSLYYNIGNSYLKLENYGLAALWYKRAERLSPSDPDLKYNSGYLENRLKDDFEIKRTIFYDIFFMQRFISEPYILKIGLILNLVFWLSCAMLYFKKNQYIKPVIALTGAASFVFLSNSFYCLYERAAAMDAVVIPPEISVKSGTSENAPDLFKLHAGTIVLIEEIQDGYARISNGDDKRGWIKKGDAIAISGSLTN, encoded by the coding sequence ATGAAAACCATGAAGTCTTTGACATTGTTTGTTATTATTACCATATTTTTTTTCTTAGTTTCAGGAAGTGTTCATGCTGCCGTAGATAAAACAAGGGATGCAATATTTCTTGATTCTGTAAAGGCATATGAAAAGGGTGATTATAAGGCATCTGCAAAAGGTTTTGAAAAAATTGCAACCGAATATGGCGTTTCAAGTCCAAGTCTTTATTATAATATCGGGAACAGCTATTTGAAGCTTGAAAATTACGGATTAGCAGCCTTATGGTATAAAAGGGCTGAAAGGCTGTCTCCGTCGGATCCTGATCTTAAATACAATTCAGGATATCTGGAAAACAGGCTAAAGGATGATTTTGAAATCAAGAGAACAATATTTTATGATATTTTCTTTATGCAGAGGTTTATTTCAGAGCCTTATATTTTAAAGATCGGATTAATATTGAATTTGGTATTCTGGCTTTCATGCGCAATGTTATATTTCAAAAAGAACCAGTATATCAAACCTGTTATAGCATTAACCGGAGCAGCGTCTTTTGTTTTTTTGTCCAATTCATTTTATTGCCTGTATGAAAGGGCGGCTGCCATGGACGCCGTTGTCATCCCTCCGGAGATATCGGTGAAATCAGGAACATCTGAAAATGCGCCTGATCTTTTTAAGCTTCATGCAGGCACAATTGTGCTGATCGAAGAAATCCAGGATGGCTATGCCAGGATTTCAAATGGTGATGACAAGAGAGGCTGGATAAAAAAAGGTGACGCAATTGCAATATCCGGTTCATTAACGAATTGA
- a CDS encoding VWA domain-containing protein: protein MFVFGSPAYLLLLFAVPAAVFFSLMKARRSAINLPVTDFLNGLPTGLSSKIARLVPVLKYAAMVIAIISLARPQFALRQNEIISEGVNIVMTLDISGSMSALDFKLDGKRVTRLDAVKSVVRDFISKRTGDRIALVVFASQAFTQIPLTRDYSTISYVLDKVEIGAAGLETAIGDAIGISLKRIEDVKSKSNIIILLSDGKSNAGELTPEEALQIAADKKIKIYTIGVGTNGVVPFLNKDKLSGRQYVDQARFETDEATLEKIATTTGGKYYKAENIEALASVYEEIDRLEKTKIKIKDHSEYKELYPYFVFSALLLFMIHAILSNTRFLKVP from the coding sequence ATGTTTGTCTTTGGATCTCCAGCGTATCTTTTATTGCTTTTTGCGGTTCCGGCAGCTGTTTTTTTCAGCTTGATGAAGGCCCGCAGAAGCGCCATTAATCTTCCTGTAACTGATTTCTTGAATGGACTGCCTACAGGACTGTCTTCAAAAATAGCCAGACTGGTTCCTGTTTTAAAATATGCTGCAATGGTCATAGCCATAATTTCTTTGGCTCGCCCGCAGTTTGCGCTCAGGCAGAATGAGATAATCTCCGAAGGCGTCAATATTGTAATGACGCTTGATATTTCAGGAAGCATGTCAGCCCTTGACTTCAAGCTTGACGGCAAAAGAGTTACAAGGCTCGATGCTGTAAAGTCGGTTGTCAGGGATTTTATTTCAAAAAGGACTGGCGATCGTATTGCGCTTGTTGTTTTTGCTTCCCAGGCATTCACCCAGATTCCACTCACGAGGGATTATTCGACAATTTCCTATGTCCTTGACAAGGTTGAAATTGGCGCTGCCGGACTGGAAACAGCAATTGGTGATGCCATTGGCATAAGTCTTAAAAGAATAGAGGACGTAAAAAGCAAATCAAATATTATAATTCTTCTTTCTGATGGGAAGAGCAATGCCGGAGAGTTGACCCCTGAAGAAGCGCTCCAGATAGCAGCGGACAAGAAAATCAAGATATATACCATCGGTGTAGGGACAAACGGGGTTGTTCCGTTTCTTAATAAGGATAAACTCAGTGGCCGCCAGTACGTTGATCAGGCAAGATTTGAGACTGATGAAGCTACTTTAGAAAAAATAGCTACCACAACCGGAGGCAAGTATTACAAGGCTGAGAACATAGAAGCCCTTGCTTCTGTTTATGAGGAAATAGACAGACTTGAAAAGACAAAGATTAAAATCAAGGATCATTCAGAATACAAAGAGCTTTATCCGTATTTTGTTTTTTCCGCTCTTTTGCTTTTCATGATTCACGCAATTCTTTCAAACACAAGATTTTTGAAGGTACCATGA